Proteins from a genomic interval of Clostridium sp. 'deep sea':
- a CDS encoding acyltransferase yields the protein MDLENKYSYGGIDCFRLIAAILVIAVHTSPLLNISGYANLLLTRIIARVAVPFFFMTTGYFMYQKTSVKDFNIKRHLIKIGKVYVLAIILYLPINVYMGYFYHNNLLLKIVKDILLNGTLYHLWFMPALMTGICIVHYLLKKYSYYKTFIVVTILYFFALLGDSYSILMQNSYFLHAIFTRVFIVFNYTRNGILFAPLFIFMGVTLSKKNKHVKKTCKLGLTLSFKLYS from the coding sequence ATGGACTTAGAAAACAAATACAGTTACGGTGGCATAGACTGCTTTCGCTTAATAGCAGCCATACTAGTAATTGCCGTACACACATCTCCATTGTTAAACATTAGTGGTTATGCTAATTTATTATTAACAAGAATCATTGCCAGAGTTGCAGTACCATTCTTCTTTATGACTACAGGTTATTTTATGTATCAAAAAACCTCTGTTAAAGATTTTAATATCAAAAGACATTTAATAAAAATAGGCAAAGTATATGTATTAGCAATAATACTTTACCTGCCTATAAATGTTTATATGGGCTATTTTTATCATAATAATTTGTTACTAAAAATAGTAAAAGATATTCTTTTAAATGGCACATTATATCATTTGTGGTTTATGCCAGCTCTTATGACTGGTATCTGTATAGTGCATTATCTACTTAAAAAATATAGTTATTATAAAACATTCATAGTAGTTACAATCTTATATTTTTTTGCTTTGCTTGGAGATAGCTACTCTATACTAATGCAAAATTCATACTTTTTACATGCAATATTTACTAGGGTATTTATAGTATTTAATTATACACGTAATGGTATTTTATTTGCTCCACTTTTTATTTTTATGGGCGTAACTTTAAGTAAAAAAAATAAACATGTTAAAAAAACATGTAAGTTGGGTTTAACATTATCCTTTAAACTCTATAGTTGA
- the vanT gene encoding serine racemase VanT catalytic subunit, with product MIVCFALIQQFFLYQLILTVHITIPKILRRMSLIIYLIHPLVIVLIRAFAKIINNEYLVDNNLVFFVLVTILSIFISYIFCKITEDKQPQNLKSRAWAEINLKNLQHNYQEIKNILPNSCEFMAVVKANAYGHGSIKVAKTLQKLGCNSYAVASINEAIELRKARIKGDILILGYTSINDLYKLNKYNLIQTAVDYNYAKQLNSFNNNIRTHLKLDTGMHRLGEDYKHIKTIENMLKLPNIIVEGIYTHLCVADSLSVYNIKYSEFQIENFYQVLQKLKSLGLKIPKHHIQSSYGVVNYPELKCDYARVGIFLYGSKSQVKDEVKIELNLKPLLSVKARISAIKKIPAHQPIGYGRKHIPIKDSTIATLTIGYADGIPRNLNNAYVLVKDQKAPIIGLICMDQMTVDISNINNVNQGDIVTILGVDINKEISALQLATSANIITNELYSRLGERLNRIYV from the coding sequence ATGATAGTATGTTTTGCTTTAATACAACAATTCTTTTTGTACCAGCTTATTTTAACAGTACACATCACAATACCAAAAATATTAAGAAGAATGTCCCTAATTATTTACCTAATACATCCTCTAGTTATTGTATTAATAAGGGCTTTTGCAAAAATAATTAACAATGAATATTTAGTTGATAATAACTTAGTTTTTTTTGTTTTAGTAACAATTTTATCTATTTTTATCTCTTATATTTTTTGCAAAATTACAGAAGATAAACAACCTCAAAACCTAAAAAGCAGGGCTTGGGCTGAAATAAACCTTAAAAATCTACAGCATAATTATCAAGAAATAAAAAATATCTTACCCAACTCATGTGAATTCATGGCTGTGGTAAAAGCCAATGCTTATGGACATGGGTCAATAAAGGTTGCCAAAACACTACAAAAATTAGGATGTAACAGCTATGCTGTAGCCTCTATTAATGAAGCAATAGAGCTACGAAAAGCGCGTATTAAGGGAGACATATTAATACTCGGCTATACTAGTATTAATGACTTATATAAGCTTAATAAATATAACTTAATTCAAACAGCTGTAGATTATAATTACGCTAAGCAACTTAACAGTTTTAACAATAACATTAGAACTCATCTTAAACTAGATACTGGCATGCATAGATTAGGAGAAGATTATAAACACATAAAAACTATTGAAAATATGCTTAAATTGCCGAATATAATAGTAGAAGGAATTTACACCCACTTATGCGTGGCAGACAGTTTGTCTGTTTATAATATCAAGTACAGTGAATTCCAAATAGAAAATTTTTATCAGGTACTTCAAAAACTAAAATCACTTGGCTTAAAAATTCCTAAACACCATATTCAAAGTAGTTATGGGGTTGTTAACTATCCTGAACTAAAATGTGATTACGCTAGAGTAGGTATTTTTTTATATGGTAGTAAAAGCCAAGTAAAAGATGAAGTTAAAATAGAGTTAAATCTAAAACCATTATTATCAGTTAAAGCCCGTATTTCTGCAATAAAAAAAATACCAGCTCATCAACCTATAGGTTATGGCAGAAAACATATACCTATAAAGGATAGCACAATAGCCACCTTAACTATAGGATATGCTGATGGCATACCACGCAATCTTAACAATGCCTACGTGCTTGTTAAAGATCAAAAAGCCCCAATTATTGGGCTAATTTGCATGGATCAAATGACTGTTGATATATCAAATATAAATAATGTAAACCAAGGAGACATAGTTACTATACTGGGGGTAGATATAAATAAGGAAATAAGCGCTTTACAATTAGCTACTAGCGCAAATATTATAACAAATGAATTATATAGCAGACTAGGGGAACGTTTAAACAGGATTTACGTCTAA
- a CDS encoding DMT family transporter has protein sequence MRNRVNILPYVAGVAYATIFGFSFLATKNALDHIDPFHFLGLRYMLATLALTVLILTRIVKVNFKGKNIRLAIYLGILEPFLYMICETFSIKMISSSQVGMMIAVIPIFVTIFSAIFLKEYVTPKQLFFIILSVAGVIFIVMMQSGFSGDGNIWGYVVAMGAVIAAAGYTVYSRKLSTQFTPFELTYVIVAVAAVNFSIIGFLRYKHVGAYTNYFAPLKDMSILIPLLYLAVFSSVIAFALMNFTLSKITATQTAVFSNLVTVVSIIAGVTFRHEAFEWYHFIGGAMILLGVWGVNRYLKQQISEKSTSLSQ, from the coding sequence ATGAGGAATAGAGTGAACATTTTGCCGTATGTAGCTGGAGTAGCTTATGCTACAATTTTTGGTTTTTCATTTTTAGCTACAAAAAATGCCTTAGATCACATTGATCCGTTTCATTTTTTGGGTTTAAGGTATATGTTAGCAACATTAGCTTTAACGGTATTAATTTTAACAAGAATTGTTAAGGTTAATTTTAAAGGAAAAAACATTAGGTTAGCAATATATTTAGGTATTTTAGAGCCTTTTCTTTATATGATTTGTGAAACGTTTAGTATAAAAATGATATCCTCATCTCAGGTAGGAATGATGATAGCTGTTATTCCAATTTTCGTTACTATTTTTAGTGCGATATTTTTAAAAGAGTATGTTACTCCCAAACAATTATTTTTTATTATTTTATCGGTGGCTGGGGTTATTTTTATTGTTATGATGCAAAGTGGATTTAGCGGTGACGGTAATATATGGGGTTATGTGGTAGCTATGGGCGCTGTAATAGCTGCTGCAGGTTATACAGTATACTCTCGTAAGTTATCTACCCAGTTTACACCCTTTGAACTAACCTATGTAATAGTTGCTGTTGCAGCTGTTAATTTTAGTATTATTGGCTTTTTAAGATATAAACATGTGGGGGCATATACTAACTATTTTGCTCCTTTAAAAGATATGAGTATCTTAATACCTTTATTGTATTTGGCTGTATTCTCTTCTGTCATTGCCTTTGCGTTAATGAATTTTACGTTATCTAAAATAACTGCAACTCAAACTGCCGTGTTTTCTAACTTGGTTACTGTAGTTTCAATTATTGCAGGGGTTACCTTTAGACACGAAGCCTTTGAATGGTATCACTTTATTGGTGGAGCCATGATTTTATTAGGGGTATGGGGTGTAAATAGGTATCTAAAACAGCAAATTAGTGAAAAAAGCACTAGCTTATCACAATAA
- the proC gene encoding pyrroline-5-carboxylate reductase, protein MNKSIGFIGAGNMAKAIIKGLSQNDMQNSELYVYDTDGKKTADLINEFSVNQLPCNTEIAKQCDIIVLAVKPNIYNTVLTEIKSYLNKEQIIVSLGAGITINQIENYSDIALKILRVMPNMPVSVGQGMIAVTTNENVTEEEKIAVLNIFCSLGEVDIIDESLMNMIPAVSSSSPAFVYMFIEALADGAVLQGMGRKKAYKYAAQAVLGAAQMVLEAHKHPGELKDMVCSPAGTTIEAVYSLEKSGFRGSIIEAMNICTKKTQKMACD, encoded by the coding sequence ATGAACAAATCAATAGGTTTTATAGGAGCTGGTAATATGGCAAAAGCCATAATAAAAGGCTTAAGCCAAAATGACATGCAAAATAGTGAGTTATATGTTTACGATACCGATGGTAAAAAAACTGCTGATTTAATCAATGAATTTTCAGTAAATCAATTACCCTGTAATACAGAAATAGCTAAACAATGCGATATTATTGTTTTAGCTGTAAAACCTAATATTTATAACACTGTATTAACTGAAATTAAAAGCTATTTAAACAAAGAACAAATAATAGTCTCACTTGGTGCTGGCATAACCATTAACCAGATTGAAAACTATAGTGATATTGCGCTTAAAATTTTAAGAGTAATGCCTAATATGCCTGTATCTGTTGGTCAAGGTATGATAGCAGTTACAACTAATGAAAACGTTACTGAAGAAGAGAAAATAGCTGTTTTAAACATATTTTGTAGCTTAGGAGAGGTAGACATTATAGATGAAAGCCTAATGAACATGATACCTGCAGTTAGCAGTAGTAGCCCCGCCTTTGTTTATATGTTTATAGAGGCCTTAGCAGACGGAGCAGTACTACAAGGCATGGGCAGAAAAAAGGCCTATAAATATGCTGCTCAAGCCGTACTAGGTGCCGCCCAAATGGTTTTAGAGGCGCATAAACACCCAGGAGAATTAAAGGATATGGTCTGCTCTCCTGCTGGCACTACAATAGAGGCTGTATATTCACTAGAAAAAAGCGGCTTTAGAGGCTCCATAATTGAGGCAATGAATATTTGCACTAAAAAAACTCAAAAAATGGCCTGTGATTAA
- the aspS gene encoding aspartate--tRNA(Asn) ligase yields the protein MLLRKEIKNLECCIGKTVKLMGFVKRIRKVGSKLMFIVLSDYSGTVQLVVSNNLPKSLTQESSIEVLGQVVEGKYDLEIHVEQLNILSLASSELPFEVNCADIQANLAKILNYRAFSLRNEHIAAIFKVQSTITAGFSEYLISKGFTSIKSPKLVAGATETGASVFSMNYFGKTACLAQSPQFYKQMMVGSGLERVFEVGPVFRAESHNTSRHINEYTSLDLEIGFITSIKQLMSLEQELLNYIVNKLNKEREYELKLLSVYPLRLGEIPNLTLSEARKILKKEYNYEIMAIDIDPKGEKLICNYVKEKYNSNAIFLTEYPTEARPFYTMPHNANNTLTQSFDLIYNGVEITTGGLRIHNYEQLLKSATKAGLNATEIEHYLTMFNLGMPPHGGFAIGLERLTAQLLGIENIKQATLFPRDQQRLVP from the coding sequence TTGTTATTACGAAAAGAAATTAAGAACTTAGAATGTTGTATTGGTAAAACTGTAAAGCTTATGGGTTTTGTAAAGCGTATACGCAAAGTAGGTAGTAAGCTTATGTTTATTGTGCTAAGTGACTATAGTGGAACTGTGCAGTTGGTAGTTAGCAATAATCTACCTAAAAGTCTAACACAAGAGAGCTCAATAGAGGTATTGGGTCAAGTAGTAGAAGGTAAGTATGACCTTGAAATTCATGTAGAGCAGTTAAATATCTTGTCTTTAGCAAGCAGTGAGCTACCATTTGAAGTAAACTGTGCTGATATACAGGCTAATCTAGCTAAAATTTTAAACTATAGAGCATTCAGTTTACGAAATGAGCATATAGCAGCTATTTTTAAGGTGCAAAGTACTATTACAGCTGGCTTTAGCGAGTATTTAATAAGTAAGGGTTTCACAAGTATTAAGTCGCCTAAGCTTGTTGCTGGTGCTACAGAAACTGGGGCATCTGTTTTTAGTATGAACTATTTTGGTAAAACTGCTTGTTTAGCACAAAGCCCTCAGTTTTATAAACAAATGATGGTAGGTTCAGGTTTAGAAAGAGTTTTTGAAGTAGGACCTGTGTTTAGAGCAGAGTCGCATAATACCTCACGACATATTAATGAATATACTAGCCTAGACCTTGAAATAGGCTTTATAACAAGTATTAAGCAGTTAATGAGTTTAGAACAAGAGTTATTAAATTACATTGTAAACAAACTAAATAAAGAACGAGAATATGAGTTAAAGTTATTAAGTGTTTACCCCCTAAGGTTAGGTGAAATACCAAATTTAACGCTAAGTGAAGCAAGAAAAATACTGAAAAAAGAATATAATTATGAAATTATGGCCATAGATATAGACCCCAAAGGTGAAAAATTAATCTGTAACTATGTTAAAGAAAAATACAATAGCAATGCCATATTTTTAACAGAGTACCCCACAGAGGCACGACCATTTTATACAATGCCCCATAATGCAAATAATACACTAACCCAAAGCTTCGACTTAATTTATAATGGGGTAGAGATAACCACTGGGGGTTTAAGAATTCATAACTATGAGCAGTTATTAAAAAGTGCAACTAAAGCAGGACTAAATGCAACTGAAATAGAACATTATTTAACAATGTTTAACTTAGGAATGCCACCTCATGGTGGATTTGCTATCGGCTTAGAGCGCTTAACAGCTCAGTTATTAGGTATTGAAAATATTAAACAGGCCACCTTATTTCCTAGAGATCAACAACGGTTAGTGCCTTAG